The sequence below is a genomic window from Coffea arabica cultivar ET-39 chromosome 8e, Coffea Arabica ET-39 HiFi, whole genome shotgun sequence.
AACACGGCTAATCAAACAATAGCGAAGGATAAAAGCTCAAATAGATTCACTACGGGGAGACAAGATGAAGGCATGGTTTGTAGAAAGTTAAAGAAGGTTAAATCctaaatgcccttatcatttcaaatgcatccaATTCAACAAAATGTGGTCTCGACATGTATAaaatagcaagttctagaatgccgataccatgtgtgatacccactcaatcaaacaaaaatagagcaaacaagaataatgtgcTCATGCATGGCTCAAAAGCTCCCAAAAGTCACAAAAGTGGGTCAAGTCCAGTATATCCAACATTCAACAATACTGTCAAGGTAAAACGAAATGCATAGCTAGTATATCTAACCACATGCCCATGCACCTTGATTGAGTTATTCATCATAGCAAAGAACTCAACTAACTacacttttttcctttcttttttttttcttcattttcctcctcttttttttcattttttttttgtgtttctcttttttttttttgttttaaaagcaAAGCAAAAGGAGATAATAATGGAAGccatccccccacacctaataCCTACATTGTCTTCAATGTAGAAAAGATGAATGAAGTATAaggagaaaagggagaaacttcCCTGACCACCGATAGGGTGCAGTGAGACACTAAGGCGGAGGAGGGTGAGGTGGCTGGAATCCAATGTGAGCAAAGAAAGCTGTCTGATGAGAGAGATAGTGACGGTGGGAAAGGCAGCGACGTGCGATGGATGGCGcgaggaggagagagagagtttctaGCGGCGGTTGACAAAGGGGAAACCTTGGACTAagataaaacaaagaaaattgaaaagtagaCGCTGAGACAATGGAAATGACCATACAggacaagaaaagagaaaagtagaaaGTGGGATTAGAGAGGATCCTGGTCAATCTTTGACTGTCGTTGGCGCAAAGGCTGGaagcgtgggcacgccttggaacCTATAGTTTTCTGACCGTCAATTCCAAAACTTCATTCCTTAGAAATGACCACCTAGCGTAGGCATGTCTAACTGCCAGCTTCCTGTCACAAAACAACAATCCACTAAatgacactaacacttaacaaaaatttcaaaaacataagaaaactaaaaacaaaagaagccttgggttgcctcccaagcagcgcctttctttaatgtctttggctagacataacACCACTCTTTAGTTTGGATGTAAttaaatttttctttaattggcGGCCCTCCTCCGGGATCCATGTGGCCATTGAGTGCAacatttttcctaaattttctctttattttcaCCTCATGAATTGCTTTCATCCTATAGGACTTGTTCGCAGCAACCTTGAATTTACCCCTACAAGCAAACTTAGAGAATTCTTGCACAGAGGGATCAGTGGTATACATAGCAAACACAGAATGAGAGTTAACAGGATGTTTcattgtatcaaaaatattaaaatggactatttctccatcaaattccatcgtgagagtacccttactaacatcaattttagtctgggcagtactcaaaaatggtcttcctaatataatgggtgatggatttggggcacttctatcatccatgtaaagcacataaaaatcagcagaaaaaattaatccatctacTTGCACTAAAACATCTTCAACTATTCCATCCGCATAAGCACATGTCCGATCagccaattgaattattatcccCGTTTCTTTTAAAGGTCCTAAATTTAGGGAATCATAGATTGATTTAGGCATCACATTAATAGAAGCCCCTAAATCTATCATGGCATTTTTTATATTAGAATGGCCAATCTTACAGGggatagtaaacatacctggatctcTGCATTTGGGTGGGAGTTTCCTTTGAAGTACAGCtgatacattctctcctaccatCACTCTTTCATCACCCCTTAACTTTCTTTTGTTAACGCACaagtctttcaagaactttgcgTACTTGGGTACCTGCTTGATCGCGTCCAATAAGGGGATGTTTACTTGAATTTTGCGGAAGGCATCcaggatttctttttccttttctgcccTCTTTGTCTTTTCCAACCTGCAAGGAAAATGAGTTAGATTAGATTTAATAGGGATCGAAGGAATAGATGTTACCTTAGGCTCTTCGCGAATGCAcccttcctcttcaattccCTTTTCTATCTGCtcctcacttttgcttttcgaaATCGTCAACTTAGATCCCTCCACCTCCTTGCCACTCCTTAATGTCATGGCACTTACATTTCTGGGATTTACCTCAGGTTGCGATAGCAATTTCCCATAGACGTGGGATTCCAGGCGATTAATGGCAGTTGCCATTTGACTCATGCGAGTCTCCATATCTTTCATGCCTGCTTTGGTGTCCTGTTGAAACTGAGTAGTGTTTGCGAGCAAGGACCTAGTCTCTTGCTGGAGTTGAGCAGTAGTCGTGACTAGGGTTCTAGTCTCCTGCTGGAGTTGAGTGGTAGTCGTGGCCAAACTCTTGACAATTTCTTCCAAAGAACTTCCTGAATTGGAGAACGAGGGTTGGGACTTCTGTTGCCAAGGTTGCTGAAATCCTGGTGGACGATTGGGGAATGCATTTTGTGGCCTATTACCATAGCTGAAATTGGGGTGATCTCTCCAACCAGGGTTGTACGTGTTGGAGTATGGGTCGTACGGTTTTTGAGGCGCGGGCACGCCTCCAGCCATGTTCACTTGTTCAGCTCCATCCTCTTGCAACATAGGGCATGAGTCAGTGGGGTGACCCACATTTGTGCAGATTCCACAGGCCTTTGCTTGATGCATGTTTCCCACGGCTAATTGTCGTACAAAAGATGTCAGCTCCGATATCTGCTGCTGAATGGACGACGTCTCTACCTCGTTGACCCTACGGGTAGGGTTACTCTCACGGAAGCCAAACTGTTGAGAATTTTCTGCCATCGACTCAATGAGTAGCCATGCTTCCCTTGGTGTTTTATTCGCTAATGCTCCCCCACTTGCTGCATCAATGATACTCCTGTCGGACGTCTGTAGTCCCTCATAGAAGTATTGGATCAATAGttgttcactaatttgatgTTGTGGGCATCTAGTGCACAACTTATTGAACCTTTCCCAATAATCATATAGGGACTCCCCCGAGATACTGTTTAATGCtacatatttcttttcttagactTGCAGCCCGAGAtgcaggaaaattttttttcaaaaatttcttcttaAGTTGGGCCCATGTTGTGATACTACCTGCGGGTAGGTAATATAACCAATCCTTCGCTGCATCCTTGAGGGAAAAAGGGAAGGCTCTCAGTCTAATTTGCTCTTCAGTGACCCAGGAGGTTTCATACTAGAGCAAACCACCTCGAATTTCTTGACGTGTTTGTGGGGTTCTTCGCCAGAGAGACCATGGAAAGAAGGTAAGAGATTAATCAGCCCCGACTTCAGTTCGAAAGCAGTATTCTCAGCCAAAGTGGGGAATGTGATGCATAAGAGCTGGTGAGTCAGCTCCGGAGCAGCCAGCTCCCTTAATGTTTGGGTGTTGGCCATGCTTACTTCGTCTTCCACTGACTCGTTTGCAGCAAATAAGTGCCCTCCTTTTTGTCTCTTGGTCTCTTGCCTCCGCCTACGCGCTGCCTTCTCAACCTCAAGATTGTATACCAATTCACCTGTGCGAGAAGAACGGGgtataaactagcaaaaataccaaaaagaataaaataaaaaaaaaactgaatttgaaaagaaacaagtaATCCAAATGCctgctccccggcaacggcgccaaaaattgacaggtgccgaacctgtgcaataataattactaaaaagttcTAATTACTACCAcaaataattatagaacaaatctaAGTAttggagcagggaccctaggtgtgcaatgggttacttgattcaccctgttcccgaagagtttgcttgatccgatatatcAGATTAGTCTATAAGAATATTACTTTTgtgtacaatggcaagtagggtcgattccacagggagcgggtaggaaattatttctttccaaattagtagaatggaattgggggattttcaatgggaggcaaacaaataaaataaaaataagaataaaaataaagcgaactaaattcaaaaccaactcacaaagcacaattcactaaaaatagcaattaataaaattctacccaaaggattaactgctcaggcacggtccaatcaaatgatcatcgatgcaaagatatctcatccattcatcactaggttggttatagttatcaacaagctctgacaaccagttcttccttactttttcgacagtcaaggtacgaccattaactGCTTCCCTAACtagataacaaccctaggtacgaccgtaggaatttaattacccaattgcattaaagttagaagaacccaaccctaaccaacaaacacgctaagagggtttatttaagctaGATCTTACGCTTCCCcatcataaaaccaattatggtggttgctacgaggtgttaactaaatgaacaattacggattctatttaattaacgtggcagtaggctattaaattaaatcaaatacccggccgttgatattcaattaataaaatacccatgaacaattaattcaggaaacacacgaatagcaataaattggaagaaataatgaagattcgattagatctcacagatattatggaccgcgccctcgcgtcaacctttgggtagaggaggaaattagccgctcctcatcgtatCAATCTCGCGCGATTTAATTAATTTCATCCATGCAAATGTCAAAGAATCTGGAACGGTGAAGTagcgaagaaagaaaaaggaaagagtcTTCCTTATCTCTGCGTTGGCGTTCGTACTGAATCCCCAAATTCAATGCCAAAGTCCACGCAAATTATACAGATCCGAAGACAAAAGTGAAAGAGTCAAACGTAAAGGCCaaaagcaagggaaagaaaagtcTTTTGCGTCTGACCCCTTCGGccaaaataagaaaagttaAAGCTATCTAATCTCCTATGCAATTGCTGCCGAagaggaaaacaaaagcaaaggaAGCGTCTGACCAATCTTGCAGAAAGGTAAAAACTAAAGCTAAGAGTAGTGATCCTCTGAATCtcgttttttcttctttatatAGCCGCCGCCAGGAGCTCTCAGACGTCTGGCCCAATTCAAGCTAGCCTTTTGGAGTTTTAATCCCGTGCTCCTCGCGGTTCACGTGGATCGGAGTCCGGCTTTCGGTAACGTCTACCTTTTAAGGCGTGGCCATGCCCTGAAATGAGAAGTCTTCTGAAAATTCATCTCAAGATATCATTTTTAATGCTaaccacctacaattcacacaaatatcaaatatgagtaaaattccatttcttagcaccatgaatagccaaaattaggacaaaatgaCAATGCAAAACGTGCCAACTAACTGCTCTATCAACATCAGTAGAAAAGCTAAAGAAGTTCATGGTTTTTTCAAGTCAACGTTGGAATAACTTGGAGAGATAGATAAATGCTAAAAGATTTACACATATCTTTCCAAAAGATTGATAGATGTTGCAACAGAATAGACTTCCGAAAGTATGGTCTCACCTTcaggtaaattttttttttttttttgtcgatacgATAACTTCCTATACTATGGGGAGGGAAAGGGCCTGAAGAGGTCCTGAGATAACTCGAAGGGGACTGAACTACCACCGAACCAAACGGGTGCGCGCCCgcctgaaatttttttaagcaaGACTACATTTAATTGTGGCAAATCTTGCCTCCCACCTCACCAAACCTTAAGGCATTGATGGTGACCACCAGCCGCTGGTGGTTCTCAGGTAAACAATATGTACATATACAACATTGGACTAAGAACAGTCTAAACTGTTCACGGCCAACAAGACACAAATTTAAAATGTACTATTGAAACAGCGTCATGTAACTCCAACAAAATAAGTATATACGAACTCGTATGAACGGTAATTGAATATAACATTTATGTTATAAGGTTGAACAAATCATTTACCTTGAATTATATTATATTGAAGAGGAAAGACAAAATCTCATTCTCCATACACGAGAGCTGACAGAGAGGAATTGGGAGTGTCAATTGCGCCGCATATGGAGGGAGGGAAATTAGTGTGCTGATTGGTTAGCTAAACACAGCGTCCATGCACGGCTCAGCAGGTATTCAGATTATTGATGAAATCCTCGCATAGATGAGAGAACTATTGATAGCTGCTGTGTTAGGAGTTCCATTTACTCATTCTGTTGCAATTTAAGGGGTTATGATGATCTCTTCCAATGTACCCAAAAAAATTATATCATATTGAAACGGTAGTATACTATTAGGAATGGATTTCGATATAACTGTTTCTGTCCTATAAAAATATCGACACTGACTGTTTATTCTATGTCTTCTTATATTAGTTTAATTTCTATATAATCTCAAACAACTAAAATCAATAACTTTTGAAGCCGTTGATCCTAACTGGACGTAACCAATTTAAGTGCAACTGTTAATAATATCGTAGGtgatatagtatttttttttttccattttaacGTAACTTATGAGTCAAATGTTTGTACATTAATTAATCACAATTCAAATTGAATGATGAATCAAATTACTAGATATTTGATTCTAGTCTTGCTGGTAAGAATTGGCTTGAGTCAAGTTCGATGACTAATCAAGCCAAGCATGAAAAGCAAGTTATATACAGTAAACTTTCAAACTCAACTCATCTTGAGCTTGATTCAATTGATAgtataaaacttgaaatttatCTATGGAATTTTCAATCTACTACTACAAAGCTCATGCTCAATTTGACAAAAGCTTATTTGAGTTTGACACAATAAATATCAAGTCAAActtgaataaaatttcaaacttaTGAAAATAAACAAACACGTTTAAACATTAGAGTATTGAAGTTTGTTAACACCTCTAATCCAACTAATTTAATCTTAACCCACTTTTGGGATTTGTCCACACAATAATGGTGTCTATAAAATCCCCACATTTAAAACACATATACGCTCCACACGCTGGGGTCTAATTTCCTGTTGTCCATCACCAATTTGGACAATTGATTGATCATATAGGTCGATATGAAGAAACAACTTTACTTCTACCCTCTTGCAGTACTTGTTTTGCTGCACCATCTAATGATGACCGGCTGCACAGCCATGAAAAGATTAAGTTTAGGCACTGATCAATCTGCTCTTTTAGCCCTGAAAGCCCATATCACTTCAGGACAGCAAGAATTCTTGTCAAAAAACTGGTCTTCTGCAGCTGCATCATCCTCTGTCTGTGACTGGATAGGAGTCCAGTGCAGCTCTCGACACCAAAGAGTCAAtgctttaaatatatatatatatatatatatatttccaaAACAATGACTATATATATAGAGGTTTCAAGTTGGTTAAGAATTTCACTATGAAAAACCCGAtccaataaaagaaataagataTGCgagtttttccttattttctcaaacgaattttgggtatttttctctgaacatttttctcaaaaaacttACCAAACAATTTGTGTGTTGATTAGTTTTACTACAATTAGTGTGTCAATTAGTAAACCTTGGTGAGTATTTATAGACAAATAAGTTGTCCCTATCATTTTAGAATCCTAAAACTAGATTCTAATACGATTTAACTTCCTTATTCGATTTagcttttttattttaatacaacTCTTGTATTTGGAAGATTTAAACTTATTTTGTACCATAAGTCCCGCAAGTTTAATTTATCTCACATTTTAAATATCCAAAGTTTAAAACTTATCCTTTAAGTCCCTACTTGAATTTCATTTAATAGCCATAGCTTGGTTAATATGTAGTTGTGGTTCAGCCTTTGAATGATCAATCTAATAGATAGATGGATGGAGAAGATCTGGTTGAAAAGGCATTAGCCTGGTGattaagtttaaaattttttgaaattagaTATCTTGGATTTAAATTCCTCTTTTATCTCTCCACTTCTTAAATCTCGCCATTTCTCTATTAAAAGGTTGTTGCAGTGCAAAAACACTAGAATTCGATAATCAATGAACAACACTCAGTTAGCAAAAAGCACATTATTCAAATTAGCTTCAGAACTAGAATACGAGTTTTTCACTCCTTAAGGGTACATAGGTCCGTCACGCAGAAACCTCGTATGGTTGGGAGATTTTGATTGAAGTAGTAAAGTTACTCCAAAAAATCTCTGGAATGTAACCCTAAGCAGTTTTTCCTAATCTTTTATTGGTAAGTACTTGAAAAACTAAACTTCCGAGCCACGAAAAATAATCCATTGCTTTAGGTGTAATGACATCTCAACtgaaaattattcattcatAAGTTGCCTGGTAACTGGATCATGTCGGCATGCGGAATGAAAAATCAAGCACGGTGTTTATACGTTGGATTTTGGAGAAATTGCTAATTAGGAGCAAATATGAATTTGAAGATACCAAACTAAGAGATTAATCtagtctaaaaaaaaaaaggtaaaagttTCTGGCTCTCTAAATTGTTCTAAATTATGATCCCCTAATCGTATTTTCCACCTCATGATTATCGAAGTTAATATGAAATACAGCAAAGAGTAAACTAGCAATTTTTGAAGTTAATTTAATTTGGTCCACTAAGTCAACTGATACGGCATACACAGAAGCTCCTGGAGCAGCATGACCAGTGACTACTGTCCACAAAATGTAGGGTCTCCAGTCCCTTGACTTTGCTCGGAGACTAGTTAACTTTGAAACTCATTCCttagtttttctttaaattttacaAGATGCCATatagcataaaaaaaaaaaaaaaaaaagtaacggAAAACATGCAGATTAAAAGCTAGCTATCAATGAAATCATAGTAGGTTGTTGAAAACTGGTCCACGCGTACGTGCTAGATTGTAAACACTCAATGAATTAGGTGAGTAAAGGTTAGTTTAGCaggcgattattaagaaataaattaacagtAAAATTGCGGAAGCGTATCTGGATTCATATCGACAAACTGATATTTGAATCTTTAAAGATATTAGAGTGGTCTTCCAGGTCAACACGTATTTGCCAATACTTGAGAGAGCCCTTTAGTTTTTCTCTAGTATCTTTCTTGACAATGGAATATCAGGGAAGAGCTATTTTGTGATACTAGAAAATACGACAAATAGAATATCTATGACTtggggaccataaccctatttatagataacaATCCTGTTATTATTTGGATTCCTATTTCAGCCCATATCTATCTATCAGTTGTGATTTCCTGAGGACAATTCCGAGCGCTTATTGTTTGAGCCTTTGAGGGAGCATATCCAGCACTGTCTTCACTTACTACTCAATCAAAGAATTTACTCACAGCATAATAAATCATATTTGGAATCATTACTAATCAATATATAATACTTTGGAATCACTATTAATCAATCATATTGGTTGCGTTATAGTACGTATTAGCATTTGTAATCCACAATAGAACTAAACACATGTAGTATTTgttgttatttttgttttctcttggttATCAATTATAAAATTGGTTCGGGATTAATTTTGGAAGATTTGATTTAACGTGGTCGGCAGGCTTAGTTTGAATATATTCTATATACGGATAGAGATAATGTTGTAAATAATGCGCATGCTCTTTTTATTTCCAATGTGCATGTATTTGGGTTTGTTTACGTATATTTTTCCTACTCCAAGTAACAATTTTTATGTAAAATAGTACATAAAATTTTGGAGGCATATGGCCAACCGTGGAGTTGGAAacgcacaaaaaaaaaattaatagtgCTATAATATAAATCAATCTCTCAATTTAATTCTGACTtttatttctaaattttagacaCATACACCCACCCCTAAAAAGTGAATATTGTTGCAAAACTTAAAATCTCAAGTGTGTGTTATAATATAAATCAACCTCTCAATTTAATTATGacttttatttctaaaatttagacaTATATACCCACCCCTAAAAAGAGAATATTGTTGCAAAACTTAAAATCTCAAGCGTTCACACTTGTGTGAAAGTGAGTATGACAAGGATATAAACATATTACGATCTGTCTAATGGATACCCCGTTAAGATATATTTCAGGTgttagatttttagaaatataaaattaattagagagATCATATAAATGCAAGggaattaattagaaaaagtgtGTGAATGCAAGGGAAAGTAGTAATTATTAGTGttagtgtgtgtgtatatacgATAGGTTGAGTGGAATGTAGGTGTATTAAAGAGTGTTTACGGGACactggtttaaaaaaaaatccaacatATATATTATTAGGATGTAACAAAAATTGTCCCGCTGACCATGAAAATCTTTGGCTCCACCACTGCAGGCAAGAATGGATACCCCTTCAAAAGCGTTGCTTATGAATATAGGTGTCAAACCAACacatttaactaaatttacttATATccgtccatgaatagatgggtatggatatcttaaatttttgcatatggatataaatgggttacccaataatacccatttattaagtGGGTATTATTAGGtaatccatcaaacccaattGACCCATTTAGAATTATTTTTCCCCAAATCTCTTCTCTTTccccaccctttttttttccaaaattttcattttgttaactacttttgttattattattattattatttgttggttttatcttatcattttattttctcttggtttgttaacttgctcatttttcagtattaccaatttatgataagttttacccttttttcctaccttttcaaaatgaaaatttaaatttacacatgaaaaaaatattaggggttcaaaatttttggataaaatttttatattaacttttatagtacttagttcaaatttttatattcttattattcaactATTACTTACTCATTTTTCAGAATTgccaatttatgataagttcTACCCAatccaaaccagtccaagtcACACACCTCTATTTATGAGTATGTGCCACGATCAACTACTTCACTGAAGCAGCGAATTAAGCTCCACTTGACA
It includes:
- the LOC113704928 gene encoding uncharacterized protein, giving the protein MAENSQQFGFRESNPTRRVNEVETSSIQQQISELTSFVRQLAVGNMHQAKACGICTNVGHPTDSCPMLQEDGAEQVNMAGGVPAPQKPYDPYSNTYNPGWRDHPNFSYGNRPQNAFPNRPPGFQQPWQQKSQPSFSNSGSSLEEIVKSLATTTTQLQQETRTLVTTTAQLQQETRSLLANTTQFQQDTKAGMKDMETRMSQMATAINRLESHVYGKLLSQPEVNPRNVSAMTLRSGKEVEGSKLTISKSKSEEQIEKGIEEEGCIREEPKVTSIPSIPIKSNLTHFPCRLEKTKRAEKEKEILDAFRKIQVNIPLLDAIKQVPKYAKFLKDLCVNKRKLRGDERVMVGENVSAVLQRKLPPKCRDPGPLKETGIIIQLADRTCAYADGIVEDVLVQEAGS